A region of Planctomycetia bacterium DNA encodes the following proteins:
- a CDS encoding DUF711 family protein has protein sequence MKIRTITLFLHRKFDAAALAWAGTVLAQACARFVDAGYEVQTRRIALAHWDVGLGRNNVAERDAAMKLIAEGCAAHKIDMCGIGAAREPEQIDHLADILTRYPDFNGAADGANDAGTLDTAAIFAAARAVKFLQANTPSGLGPFQFACGFHIRPETPFFPVAQHRGDESFAIAFENSDLVVKAFAGAPNLTVATNNLLELFQQEHGAAMRIADGIAAEIGVRFAGADHSIAPSLEPHESLALAFESLDVRFGHRGTTAICGAMTDALAAAPGPRCGYNGLMLALLEDVGLAAAVTCGDCTIDTLMIGSSVCGVGLDTVPVPGDITVEQLAAIYRDVGTIACKWKKPLSVRLLPANGKQAGEMTEFQSPHLCNCRVLAL, from the coding sequence GTGAAGATCCGCACCATCACGCTGTTCCTGCACCGAAAATTTGACGCCGCGGCCCTCGCCTGGGCTGGGACCGTATTGGCGCAAGCGTGTGCGCGCTTCGTCGACGCCGGTTACGAAGTGCAGACACGGCGGATCGCGCTGGCGCATTGGGACGTGGGCCTCGGGCGCAATAATGTCGCGGAACGCGATGCCGCGATGAAACTCATCGCCGAAGGCTGCGCCGCACACAAGATCGATATGTGCGGCATCGGCGCCGCCCGCGAGCCTGAGCAAATCGATCACCTCGCCGACATCCTCACACGCTATCCCGATTTCAACGGCGCGGCCGACGGAGCGAACGACGCCGGCACGCTCGACACTGCGGCGATCTTCGCCGCGGCGCGGGCCGTCAAATTCTTGCAAGCGAATACGCCGAGCGGACTCGGACCATTTCAATTCGCCTGCGGGTTTCATATTCGCCCAGAAACCCCCTTCTTTCCGGTCGCCCAACATCGCGGCGACGAGAGTTTCGCCATCGCCTTCGAAAACAGCGATCTCGTCGTCAAGGCCTTTGCGGGCGCGCCCAACTTGACCGTCGCCACGAACAACCTGCTGGAACTTTTTCAGCAGGAACACGGCGCGGCGATGCGCATCGCCGACGGCATTGCAGCGGAAATCGGCGTACGCTTCGCCGGAGCGGATCACTCGATCGCGCCGTCGCTCGAACCGCACGAAAGCCTCGCGTTGGCCTTCGAGTCCCTCGATGTGCGATTCGGACATCGTGGCACGACGGCCATCTGCGGCGCGATGACCGACGCCTTAGCGGCCGCGCCCGGTCCGCGCTGCGGTTACAACGGCCTGATGCTCGCGCTGCTGGAAGACGTCGGCCTCGCCGCCGCCGTTACGTGCGGCGATTGCACCATCGACACGTTGATGATCGGCTCCAGCGTCTGCGGCGTCGGCCTCGACACGGTTCCCGTCCCCGGCGACATCACCGTCGAGCAGCTCGCCGCGATCTACCGCGACGTCGGCACAATCGCGTGCAAATGGAAGAAACCGCTCTCGGTACGCCTCTTACCGGCCAACGGCAAACAAGCCGGTGAAATGACCGAGTTCCAATCGCCGCACCTCTGCAATTGCCGCGTCCTCGCGCTCTAG